Below is a genomic region from Caballeronia sp. SBC1.
AAATGCAAACGCTCATGCGGGAATCGAAGACAGGAAAACCGGCGCGTTGCCGTTTCGGCTGCCGTGTCCGGCCCTCGACCGCCCCGCACGGCCCGGTAAAACGGTCGACTGCTATTGGTTTGTTTTCGAAGCTGATCCGCCAATCCAGTACACTTATTGAATCGAAGGCAATGGCCCAGACCAGAGATCCCTGGTCCGGTGTTTGATAGTTATGAAGGAGAAACGTACGTGGCAAATGACAAGATGCTGGCGCAAATGAGCAACAAACCCGGGTTTATCGCGGCCCTCGACCAGAGTGGCGGATCCACCCCTGGCGCCCTGCGGGCGTATGGAATTCCGGAGAGTGACTACAGCGGCGACGCCGAGATGTTCAAGCTGATGCACGAGATGCGGGTACGCATCATGACCGCGCCCGCCTTCACCGGTGACAAGGTCATCGGCGCCATTCTCTTCGAAGCCACCATGGACGGACAGGCTGAAGGCAAGTCTGTTCCGGCCTTCCTGTGGGAAGACCGCGGCGTGGTTCCTTTCCTGAAAGTGGACAAGGGGCTCGAGGCAGAAACGAACGGCGTGCGTCTGATGAAACCGATCCCCGGGCTGGACGCGCTGCTTGAGCGGGCGGTCAAGCTAGGCGTATTCGGTACGAAGATGCGCTCGGTTATCGACCATGCGTCGCAGGAAGGGATCGCGGCCATCGTCAAGCAACAGTACGAAGTCGCGGCGCAAATCCAGGCGCACGGTCTCGTGCCAATCCTGGAACCCGAAGTGTCGATCAACAGCCCGGACAAGGCGGC
It encodes:
- a CDS encoding fructose bisphosphate aldolase, yielding MANDKMLAQMSNKPGFIAALDQSGGSTPGALRAYGIPESDYSGDAEMFKLMHEMRVRIMTAPAFTGDKVIGAILFEATMDGQAEGKSVPAFLWEDRGVVPFLKVDKGLEAETNGVRLMKPIPGLDALLERAVKLGVFGTKMRSVIDHASQEGIAAIVKQQYEVAAQIQAHGLVPILEPEVSINSPDKAAAETILLAELLKGLDALPDGSQVMIKLTIPDVADLYRPLIEHPAVVRVVALSGGYARTDACNRLAKNHGMIASFSRALINELKKSMSDSEFDATLATSVDEIYQASVVKV